The following nucleotide sequence is from Juglans microcarpa x Juglans regia isolate MS1-56 chromosome 6D, Jm3101_v1.0, whole genome shotgun sequence.
TCCTGCTGTTTTGACCGTGAAGGTGGTGCTCCGTGTGGTCCTAGGTAGATGTTCTCCTCTTTTTTAGCCTGCATAAGTGTAATACACACAATTATTTAGGATACAAGGTTAAATGCATAACTAGTCCATCATCTACAGGgtatttttctctcatatttccTCATAAGAGTTTCGGATTCTTGCAGCAGACCTTTGGAGGAAGTTTTGGAGATTCTACTTCTGGACCATCAACCTCATGTTGAACAGGATCCCCTATTTCCAAGCTTGGAATCACGAATCCATCAGTGTCTAATGCAAATACAAGCCAAAGATCTATGTCAGCATGGTCAGGGACACCTCAAACAATTTCAAGAAGTTAGTACTGATCACAAAAGAGACTGGAATTGCAATTCCCGTATACTTGATGCAATGGATCTTAAAGAAATCACAGGTCACTTAAAACTGGAAAAACAGCTGCCTCCTTATTACTGTTAGTATAATACCTACCTCTCTCTTACACTAAAAAGTCCtaacatgaaattaaattaCCAAATCCATAGTTGGAATGCAAACTATAAAGTACAAAGGATAGGtcagaactctctctctctctctctctctctctcacacacacacacatacctCATAATAGATGACAAAACAAATGACGAgtcattatgaaaaaattattccaTGAGACTGTGAACAGTCACACGTTCCTCTGATCTGGCGAACCACGATGGGTCCACCTAACTGTGTGTCAACATAACAGGAATAGACGCTAGAAGGCAGCATATTATCCAATCCCACTGAATTATACTTGTTCTGCAGGAGGAGGCATAGCTTGTACTATGATTCTATAGCAATTATTAATCAGTTAAAGATATACCAAATTGAACTTGAGATCCGACCCACTCATGCATGCAGAGATTAATAAACTATTTAAGTGCCAAACATGCAACTATTCACTTAAAATGTCACTTCCTCTTCTAAAAGATACAAAGACACACACTGCATTAGCCATAGTACATAAAAAATGtatgtcataaaatatttagaattccTAATCCTGTAACTGCTTTAAGAAAAGTAAATATAGAAAGTGcaaaattttgtacattttatcAACAGATCAAGGTAATTGTCCgtggttgaaagaaagaaaaacaattgaTGATGAATCATAAAGGCCCAAGATGAAGATTCGATTTTGAGGAAGATCATATTGATGACAATGAGCTAGAATGAGCTAGAATTCAAATGGTATACTTCCTCTCCCCACAAGAATGAGATGGATGATGATATCTCGATGGATAAACTGAACGAAGAAAACAATTGAAACAAACTCATTTCCTTCATAAACTTACATGTGATGGAACTCAGATTtcaagtttttatcttttatctgaGCTCCTTGATTAAACTAAATCTACgcatcagatttttttttgggatcGGAAAAGTAAGTTctgcaataatattatatctatagCTAATACCgctaacaatattatataacttCAAGTACTAATCAACCCCCTCAAACATTTCTACAACTTGAAATGTGTAAACAGCTCCTGAGagataaatcaaataaaaaatccatcaaatattgtaaaaaaaaaaaaaaagcaaaacaacCTGGTGCCAACACCCAGAAAAGGTGTGCATAGTGACCAAAATAACCAAATCAATATACCATATTCAAGCATAATAAAATAGGATAATTAAACAGTTATATCCATTGGAAAACCCCTAAAAATATCCGAACTTTACTTTCCTTCTACTTCTTCTCAGCGAACAAACAAGTGGTCAAGAACgaaataaaattagtaaaaaaaacacataaattgataccccactcatcatcttcttcaactGGAGGAGTGGTTGGCACCGGAGATGGGTCCATGGAACGCTGATGATCATGGATTTCAACGGCCAGAGGGCGCTGAAGCCCAGAAAACGATCACTCACACAGACAATCACCACTGTCACGAATCCCGAGgaagaaaaccaaaaaactaTGGGCGTACCACACACTAAGCAAAACAAAGAGAGctctataaattattataactgtttatttcttttttcgcggaataaattattaaaactaaAAACCCTAAAGAATCCCCCAAatatggaagaagaaaacacaGAATGGttcaaaaccctaaccctagaaTTAGTGCTCCCGAGTCCTGATAGTTTCTTACTGCCCCAAATTAGCCCtccttttatttctatattgtttCAGGGCTCCCGGGTGATTTAAGTCATTTCAATAAAAGAGAATCCGGAGCACGTGGCACGGTAGATCACGGCTGGCTATGTTTTATGATTAATCATAATTAGATTCGATTAGGAGCGTGAGGTCAATGTCTCAGGTTGCCGGTTGGACCCACGCACATGTCCATAATTTAAATCCTACGGCTGAGAGCCTGAGAGAATGAGTTTGTAATTTAATGgaatattatatcaaataacaaatccatCAAATCATCTTATTATGTCCCTaatatttaaccaaaaaaaaattattagaattaataagataattatttcttttattaatagcattaatattattttggtccGAACTGGgggtaatatattttataatatcaaaGACAAACTATTATTCTaaatgtaatgaaaaaaaaaaaaaaaaaatggagccgCAAGTCAATGTGCACAACATCCTATGTTGGTAGCTGATACCCTGTCTCTGTCTGTTACCAGCTTCATGACTTCATCTCGATTAATAAAAGCTTTGCCCGCCCGCCCGCATCTG
It contains:
- the LOC121234383 gene encoding uncharacterized protein LOC121234383, with product MDPSPVPTTPPVEEDDEWDTDGFVIPSLEIGDPVQHEVDGPEVESPKLPPKAKKEENIYLGPHGAPPSRSKQQEQNSAGRKQRFKQKLKEADRRTSETGRENKLENLRELVGDGKATVSMAKGSSRDWLDLHCHESQFEKWNPQ